A single genomic interval of Nonomuraea rubra harbors:
- a CDS encoding transposase, translating into MDRRWVGLDGYEVVGVVRAGRQVLRVRRNGWLVADCTSVAEVARHVDLADLCEVIDFPARRRVRAPAAAGTSSHHR; encoded by the coding sequence ATGGACAGGCGATGGGTCGGGCTCGACGGCTACGAGGTCGTCGGCGTGGTGCGGGCGGGGCGGCAGGTGCTCCGGGTGCGCAGGAACGGGTGGCTGGTCGCTGACTGCACCTCGGTGGCCGAGGTGGCCAGGCACGTCGATCTGGCGGATCTGTGCGAGGTGATCGACTTTCCGGCGCGGCGGCGGGTGCGGGCTCCGGCGGCGGCCGGAACGAGTTCGCATCATCGCTGA
- a CDS encoding C40 family peptidase: protein MRRRLAVAAALLLLTATASVPLGLSMPPLIVRIAYEIEQRGIVYSWGGGHGASPGPSKGTCRGYQGRIKPCPAARTRGLDCSGFARWVYALAHGEDVLGPGNTDDHVRKMRRVSSPRPGDLVFFGKIGKRSVRTHHVGVYLGGGKMMNAPETGAVVRVDEIGRKKGFAGYYRY from the coding sequence ATGAGACGGCGGTTAGCTGTGGCAGCGGCGCTGCTCCTGCTGACCGCCACGGCCTCCGTGCCGCTGGGGCTGTCCATGCCGCCGCTGATCGTGCGCATCGCGTACGAGATCGAGCAGCGCGGGATCGTCTACTCCTGGGGCGGCGGCCACGGCGCGTCGCCCGGGCCGTCCAAGGGCACCTGCAGGGGCTACCAGGGCCGGATCAAGCCCTGCCCGGCGGCCAGGACGCGGGGGCTCGACTGTTCGGGGTTCGCGCGCTGGGTGTACGCGCTGGCGCACGGCGAGGACGTGCTGGGGCCGGGGAACACCGACGACCACGTGCGCAAGATGCGCCGGGTCTCCTCTCCCCGGCCGGGGGACCTCGTGTTCTTCGGGAAGATCGGCAAGCGGTCTGTCAGGACCCATCACGTGGGCGTCTACCTGGGCGGCGGGAAGATGATGAACGCGCCGGAGACGGGGGCCGTGGTGCGGGTCGACGAGATCGGCCGGAAGAAGGGCTTCGCCGGGTACTACCGGTACTGA
- a CDS encoding lysozyme → MKRLLLLAAIATVGMTGVAQAADGVPGVDVSNWTGDIDWASVASGGGKFAFVQATEGADYTNPRFAAQYDGAAAAGLIRGAYHFAQPHETDGTAQADYFLQHGGNWVSDGRTLPGVLDIEDNPYKDTNGKNNCYDLSVEDMVGWLKAFTKKYHEATGRHAIIYTTTSWWQTCTGNSDKFKSNPLWLARWGSDPGELPKSWKKYTFWQSSDKGPLVGGGNTFNGSESQLATLANPPASVTVSGQARSRKTYTVTIRNTGPHPVKDVKLSGKAFGGQNVVGAPGCDISGTAVRCTIAELPRGQKKTFTFTTKPRKSKGTVGMYVTVGSVKLTLKAR, encoded by the coding sequence GTGAAACGTCTCTTGTTATTAGCGGCAATTGCTACGGTCGGCATGACCGGCGTCGCGCAGGCGGCCGACGGAGTGCCCGGTGTGGACGTCAGCAACTGGACGGGCGACATCGACTGGGCGAGCGTTGCTTCCGGAGGCGGGAAATTCGCGTTCGTGCAGGCCACCGAGGGCGCCGACTACACCAACCCGCGTTTCGCCGCCCAGTACGACGGAGCCGCGGCGGCCGGGCTCATCCGCGGCGCCTATCACTTTGCGCAACCACACGAAACCGATGGGACAGCGCAGGCCGACTATTTCCTGCAGCACGGCGGCAACTGGGTGAGCGACGGCCGGACCCTGCCGGGAGTGCTCGATATCGAGGACAATCCGTACAAGGACACGAACGGTAAGAACAACTGTTACGACCTGTCCGTCGAGGACATGGTCGGCTGGCTCAAGGCGTTCACGAAGAAGTACCACGAGGCGACCGGCCGGCACGCGATCATCTACACCACCACGAGCTGGTGGCAGACGTGCACGGGGAACTCCGACAAGTTCAAGTCGAACCCCCTCTGGCTGGCCCGCTGGGGCAGCGATCCCGGTGAGCTGCCGAAGAGCTGGAAGAAGTACACGTTCTGGCAGTCGTCCGACAAGGGGCCGCTGGTCGGCGGCGGGAACACGTTCAACGGCTCGGAGTCCCAGCTCGCCACGCTGGCCAACCCGCCGGCCTCGGTGACGGTGTCGGGCCAGGCCAGGAGCAGGAAGACCTACACGGTCACGATCAGGAACACGGGGCCGCACCCGGTCAAGGACGTCAAGCTGTCGGGCAAGGCGTTCGGCGGGCAGAACGTGGTCGGGGCGCCGGGCTGCGACATCAGCGGCACGGCGGTGCGCTGCACCATCGCCGAGCTGCCGCGCGGGCAGAAGAAGACGTTCACGTTCACCACCAAGCCCAGGAAGTCGAAGGGCACCGTGGGCATGTACGTGACAGTCGGCTCGGTGAAGCTCACCCTCAAGGCCCGATAA
- a CDS encoding AAA family ATPase — protein sequence MCDLVVLVNGLPGSGKSTVARALGQALGWPVISKDDIKETLADVLARPDCVPPREWSRRLGAAAGESMWTLLAVAGRGAVLESPWLAPLRPVVLAGLRRAGVEAGPRVREVWCDVPPELARRRYEQRVRHPIHHDGEAGDERWREWAAGARPLGLGPVFRVETSREIDIPGLAELCTAPQGSPA from the coding sequence ATGTGCGATCTCGTCGTGCTCGTCAACGGCCTGCCAGGATCCGGCAAGTCCACGGTGGCCCGGGCGCTCGGGCAGGCGCTCGGCTGGCCCGTCATCAGCAAGGACGACATCAAGGAGACGCTGGCCGACGTGCTCGCCAGGCCCGACTGCGTGCCGCCGCGCGAGTGGAGCAGGCGCCTGGGGGCGGCCGCGGGGGAGAGCATGTGGACCCTGCTGGCAGTGGCCGGTCGCGGCGCGGTGCTGGAAAGCCCCTGGCTGGCGCCGCTGAGGCCGGTGGTGCTCGCCGGGCTGCGGCGGGCGGGCGTCGAGGCGGGCCCGCGCGTGCGCGAGGTCTGGTGCGACGTGCCGCCGGAGCTGGCCAGGCGCCGGTACGAGCAGCGCGTACGGCACCCGATCCACCACGACGGCGAGGCCGGGGACGAGCGGTGGCGGGAATGGGCGGCCGGGGCGCGACCCCTCGGGCTGGGTCCCGTCTTTCGGGTCGAGACGTCGCGGGAAATTGATATTCCCGGACTTGCGGAATTGTGTACGGCTCCGCAAGGATCTCCGGCGTGA
- a CDS encoding ATP-binding cassette domain-containing protein, whose protein sequence is MIRARGLTRVFKMKKESVEAVRGLDLDVEAGQLVAFLGPNGAGKSTTLRMLTTLLPPTSGTATVADHDVATDPKGVRARIGYVGQRNSAGEDFLVRDELVSQGRCYGLRPKEAAARAGELLDLLDLAPLAKRLPGTLSGGQRRRLDIALGLIHRPDLLFLDEPSTGLDPKSRAEIWEHILRLRETYGTTLFLTTHYLEEADSMAERVVIIDGGRIIADGTAEQLKNDLAGDHLVITTSTEAEAETAARIGGGTADGVTVRLRVAKATAALPDYLRTLDAAGIKVVTAETIRPTLDDVFLTLTGRSLTDDDIPA, encoded by the coding sequence ATGATCCGTGCCCGGGGACTGACCCGAGTGTTCAAGATGAAGAAGGAGAGCGTGGAGGCCGTCCGCGGCCTCGACCTCGACGTGGAGGCCGGCCAGCTCGTCGCGTTCCTGGGGCCGAACGGCGCCGGCAAGTCCACCACCCTGCGCATGCTCACCACCCTCCTGCCGCCCACCTCGGGCACCGCCACGGTGGCCGACCACGACGTGGCCACCGACCCCAAGGGGGTGCGGGCCCGCATCGGGTACGTGGGCCAGCGCAACAGCGCGGGCGAGGACTTCCTCGTCCGGGACGAGCTCGTCAGCCAGGGCCGCTGCTACGGCCTGCGCCCGAAGGAGGCCGCCGCCCGCGCCGGCGAGCTGCTCGACCTGCTCGACCTGGCGCCGCTGGCCAAGCGCCTGCCCGGCACCCTGTCAGGCGGCCAGCGCCGCCGCCTCGACATCGCCCTCGGCCTCATCCACCGCCCCGACCTGCTGTTCCTCGACGAGCCCTCGACCGGCCTCGACCCCAAGAGCCGCGCGGAGATCTGGGAGCACATCCTGCGCCTGCGCGAGACGTACGGGACCACGCTGTTCCTGACCACCCACTACCTGGAGGAGGCCGACAGCATGGCCGAGCGAGTGGTGATCATCGACGGCGGCCGGATCATCGCGGACGGCACGGCCGAGCAGCTCAAGAACGACCTGGCCGGCGACCACCTCGTCATCACCACCAGCACCGAGGCCGAGGCGGAGACGGCCGCGCGGATCGGCGGCGGCACCGCCGACGGCGTCACCGTACGCCTGCGGGTCGCCAAGGCCACCGCCGCCCTGCCCGACTACCTGCGGACGCTGGACGCCGCAGGCATCAAGGTCGTCACCGCCGAGACCATCCGCCCGACCCTCGACGACGTGTTCCTCACCCTCACTGGGAGAAGCCTCACCGATGACGACATTCCTGCGTGA
- a CDS encoding ABC transporter permease codes for MTTFLRDTTTVFSREIKPSLRNPVGLLFEMGQPLLFLFLFGSLLDGAVGSSWQWFVPGILVMMCLTGPMGAGYTLLVELIGGAMERLMVTPLNRTAMLVGKSVKAMLTLLVQAVLIIALALPLGFELHLAGVLGALAQLVVFSVGLGALSFVLAIKSAPGGTLFYIVSQSIMFPLLLLSGVLLPLETAPTWLRVLGQVNPVTYIVDAQRALFSGDLANPSVLYGTATACAIAAIGLYLGNRALRRGV; via the coding sequence ATGACGACATTCCTGCGTGACACCACCACCGTTTTCTCCCGCGAGATCAAGCCCAGCCTGCGCAACCCGGTCGGGCTGCTGTTCGAGATGGGGCAGCCGCTGCTGTTCCTGTTCCTGTTCGGGTCGCTGCTGGACGGGGCGGTCGGCTCGTCGTGGCAGTGGTTCGTGCCCGGGATCCTGGTCATGATGTGCCTGACCGGTCCCATGGGCGCCGGCTACACGCTGCTGGTCGAGCTGATCGGGGGCGCGATGGAGCGCCTGATGGTCACGCCGCTGAACCGCACGGCGATGCTGGTCGGCAAGAGCGTGAAGGCCATGCTGACGCTGCTCGTGCAGGCGGTGCTGATCATCGCCCTGGCCCTGCCGCTGGGCTTCGAGCTGCACCTGGCGGGCGTCCTGGGAGCGCTGGCGCAGCTCGTGGTCTTCAGCGTGGGGCTGGGGGCGCTCTCGTTCGTCCTGGCGATCAAGTCGGCCCCCGGCGGCACCCTGTTCTACATCGTCAGCCAGTCGATCATGTTCCCGCTGCTGCTGCTCTCGGGGGTGCTGCTCCCGCTGGAGACCGCTCCCACCTGGTTGCGGGTGCTCGGCCAGGTCAACCCCGTCACCTACATCGTGGACGCCCAGCGCGCCCTGTTCTCGGGCGACCTGGCCAACCCCTCGGTCCTGTACGGCACCGCCACCGCCTGCGCCATCGCCGCGATCGGCCTCTACCTGGGCAACCGGGCACTGCGCCGGGGCGTCTGA
- a CDS encoding NUDIX hydrolase, whose amino-acid sequence MTLVVATRTVPWIPVPHRLDVILSETLPPVERTTSAFAFVSDAAGRTLMTRVDREGRGWDIPGGHVEPGEGLAETAARELHEETGLRLPPSGLSIFAWQRIELLEPPPADYRYPALAYMAMFRAVLPGPGAPTRPPAGSESTEAGWLTRAEIERVCPDHTWLALLGA is encoded by the coding sequence GTGACTCTTGTGGTGGCGACGCGGACGGTGCCCTGGATCCCGGTGCCGCACCGCCTCGACGTGATCCTGTCCGAGACCCTGCCGCCGGTCGAGCGGACCACGTCGGCGTTCGCGTTCGTGTCCGACGCCGCCGGCCGTACGCTGATGACCCGCGTCGACCGCGAGGGCCGGGGCTGGGACATTCCGGGCGGCCACGTGGAGCCGGGCGAGGGCCTGGCCGAGACGGCGGCCAGGGAGCTGCACGAGGAGACCGGGCTGCGCCTGCCACCGTCCGGCCTGTCGATCTTCGCCTGGCAGCGCATCGAGCTGCTGGAGCCGCCGCCGGCGGACTACCGCTACCCGGCGCTGGCGTACATGGCGATGTTCCGCGCGGTGCTGCCGGGGCCCGGCGCGCCGACGCGGCCGCCCGCCGGCTCCGAGAGCACCGAGGCCGGCTGGCTGACCCGCGCGGAGATCGAACGGGTCTGCCCTGACCACACCTGGCTGGCGCTGCTGGGGGCCTGA
- the helR gene encoding RNA polymerase recycling motor ATPase HelR, translated as MTPLTTSAFDLPDHLTPKADPALIARDEQHFAAIARSLEEAIAELSDRLDAERKAPGGAGRQALDRDLEIHRLTARLRALRRFGLDLCLGHMVSADDPEPVYVGRLGLTDSQGRRLLLDWRSPAAEPFFGATHGNPMGLASRRRYRWTRGRISDYWDEVFTADGAEGHAALDDQSAFIASLGSSRSPRMRDVLATIQADQDAIIRAGSRGALVVDGGPGTGKTVVALHRSAYLLYSDPRLGHRRGGVLFVGPHQPYLAYVADVLPSLGEEGVQTCTLRDLVAEGAAAAAETDPEVARLKASADLVKAIEPAVRFYENPPTKGMTVTTHWSDIWVGPDDWAEAFAAPDPGTPHNEARDRIWEELLAILTDKHDDEDISPDLLRKSLLQNRELLQTFNRAWPLIEAADLVGDLWSVPAYLRMCAPWLTPDEIRRLQRAQAQAWTVSDLPLLDAARQRLGDPEASRRRRRQEASIAAERERMSHVVDNLLAADDDGEGLVTMLRGEDLRSSLVDENALPAADPDLLAGPFAHIVVDEAQELTDAEWQMLLQRCPSRSFTIVGDRAQARHGFTESWQERLERVGLDRINLASLSVNYRTPEEIMVEAEPVIRAALPDANVPVSIRGTGVPVHHGAASELGSILDGWLAAHADGTACVIGDPTFEETARVRSLTPELSKGLEFDLVVLVDPGSFGDGIEGAVDRYVAMTRATRQLVILTS; from the coding sequence GTGACCCCGCTGACCACCAGCGCGTTCGACCTCCCCGACCACCTCACCCCCAAGGCCGACCCGGCGCTGATCGCCCGCGACGAGCAGCACTTCGCGGCCATCGCGCGGAGCCTCGAAGAGGCGATCGCCGAGCTGTCGGACCGGCTCGACGCCGAGCGCAAGGCGCCGGGCGGCGCGGGCCGGCAGGCGCTGGACCGGGACCTGGAGATCCACCGGCTGACCGCCCGCCTGCGCGCGCTGCGCCGCTTCGGGCTGGACCTGTGCCTCGGCCACATGGTGAGCGCCGACGACCCCGAGCCCGTGTACGTCGGCCGCCTCGGCCTCACCGACAGCCAGGGCCGCCGCCTGCTGCTCGACTGGCGTTCGCCCGCGGCCGAGCCGTTCTTCGGGGCCACCCACGGCAACCCCATGGGCCTGGCCAGCCGCCGCAGGTACCGCTGGACCCGCGGCCGGATCAGCGACTACTGGGACGAGGTCTTCACCGCCGACGGGGCCGAGGGGCACGCCGCGCTCGACGACCAGTCCGCCTTCATCGCCAGCCTGGGCAGCAGCCGCTCGCCCCGGATGCGCGACGTGCTGGCCACCATCCAGGCCGACCAGGACGCCATCATCCGCGCCGGGTCGCGCGGCGCCCTCGTCGTCGACGGCGGTCCCGGTACGGGCAAGACCGTCGTCGCCCTGCACCGCTCCGCCTACCTCCTCTACTCCGACCCGCGCCTCGGTCACCGCCGGGGCGGCGTGCTGTTCGTCGGGCCGCACCAGCCGTACCTGGCCTACGTCGCCGACGTCCTGCCCAGCCTCGGCGAGGAGGGCGTGCAGACCTGCACCCTGCGGGACCTCGTCGCCGAGGGGGCCGCGGCGGCGGCCGAGACCGATCCGGAGGTGGCGCGGCTGAAGGCGTCCGCGGACCTGGTCAAGGCGATCGAGCCGGCCGTCAGGTTCTACGAGAACCCGCCCACCAAGGGGATGACGGTCACGACCCACTGGTCCGACATCTGGGTGGGCCCCGACGACTGGGCCGAGGCGTTCGCGGCGCCGGATCCCGGCACCCCGCACAACGAGGCGCGCGACCGGATCTGGGAGGAACTGCTCGCGATCCTCACGGACAAGCACGACGACGAGGACATCTCGCCCGACCTGCTCCGCAAGTCCCTGCTGCAGAACAGGGAGCTGCTCCAGACCTTCAACCGCGCGTGGCCGCTGATCGAGGCGGCCGACCTCGTCGGCGACCTCTGGTCCGTGCCCGCCTACCTGCGGATGTGCGCTCCCTGGCTGACCCCCGACGAGATCCGGCGGCTGCAGCGCGCGCAGGCCCAGGCCTGGACGGTCTCCGACCTGCCGCTCCTGGACGCGGCCCGCCAGCGGCTCGGCGACCCGGAGGCGTCCCGGCGCAGGCGCAGGCAGGAGGCCTCCATCGCCGCCGAACGCGAGCGCATGTCGCACGTCGTCGACAACCTGCTCGCGGCCGACGACGACGGCGAGGGCCTGGTGACCATGTTGCGCGGCGAGGACCTGCGGAGCAGCCTGGTCGACGAGAACGCCCTGCCCGCCGCCGACCCCGACCTGCTCGCCGGCCCGTTCGCGCACATCGTCGTGGACGAGGCCCAGGAGCTCACGGACGCCGAGTGGCAGATGTTGCTGCAGCGCTGCCCGTCCAGGAGCTTCACCATCGTCGGCGACCGCGCGCAGGCCAGGCACGGGTTCACCGAGTCGTGGCAGGAGCGGCTGGAGCGGGTCGGGCTCGACCGGATCAACCTGGCCTCGCTCAGCGTCAACTACCGCACGCCCGAAGAGATCATGGTCGAGGCCGAGCCGGTCATCAGGGCCGCGCTCCCCGACGCCAACGTCCCGGTCTCCATCCGCGGCACCGGCGTCCCCGTCCACCACGGAGCCGCCTCCGAGCTGGGCTCGATCCTCGACGGCTGGCTCGCCGCGCACGCCGACGGGACGGCCTGCGTCATCGGCGATCCCACGTTCGAGGAGACGGCCCGCGTGCGGTCGCTGACGCCGGAGCTGTCGAAGGGGCTCGAGTTCGACCTGGTCGTCCTCGTCGACCCGGGCTCCTTCGGTGACGGCATCGAGGGGGCGGTCGACCGGTATGTCGCGATGACGCGAGCGACCCGGCAGCTCGTCATCCTCACGAGCTGA
- a CDS encoding SulP family inorganic anion transporter, with the protein MLSSFVPGRPAWLTPSVARTEILSGLVVALALIPEAISFSIIAGVDPSVGLFASFTMAVVIAIAGGRPAMISAATGAIALVVAPLAREHGFGYLIATVILGGLIQIVLGALGVARLMRFVPRSVMVGFVNALAILIFMAQVPELIDVPWVVYPLVGGALALMVFLPRLTRAVPAPLISIVALTALTIGAHLAVPTVGDRGVLPSSLPVPGLPDVPFTLGTLTLIAPYAFGFALVGLMESLMTAKLVDDITDTHSSKTRESIGQGLANIVTGFFGGMGGCAMIGQTMINVKNGARTRLSTFTAGVLLMVLCIVFGPLVSQIPMAALVAVMILVSFGTFDWHSVAPATLRRMPAGEIGVMVITVAVVVATHNLAIGVVVGSLTGLVIFARRVAHLAQVTSCLDPDGEQVVYAVTGELFFASSNDLVSQFDYANDPADVVIDLTGAHIWDASSVAALDAVEAKYAARGKTVRIVGLNQPSARMHGTLSGELSGSH; encoded by the coding sequence TTGCTCAGCTCATTCGTGCCCGGCCGCCCGGCCTGGCTCACGCCCTCGGTGGCGCGTACCGAGATCCTGTCCGGCCTGGTGGTGGCCCTCGCGCTCATCCCCGAGGCGATCTCGTTCTCGATCATCGCGGGGGTCGATCCCAGCGTCGGCCTGTTCGCCTCGTTCACCATGGCCGTGGTCATCGCCATCGCCGGTGGCCGCCCCGCGATGATCTCGGCGGCCACCGGCGCCATCGCCCTGGTGGTCGCCCCGCTGGCGCGCGAGCACGGCTTCGGCTACCTGATCGCCACCGTCATCCTCGGCGGCCTCATCCAGATCGTGCTCGGCGCGCTCGGCGTGGCCAGGCTGATGCGCTTCGTGCCGCGCAGCGTAATGGTCGGCTTCGTCAACGCGCTGGCCATCCTGATCTTCATGGCCCAGGTGCCGGAGCTGATCGACGTGCCGTGGGTCGTCTACCCGCTGGTCGGCGGCGCGCTCGCGCTGATGGTGTTCCTGCCCCGCCTGACCAGGGCCGTCCCGGCGCCGCTGATCTCCATCGTGGCGCTCACCGCGCTGACCATCGGCGCCCACCTGGCCGTGCCGACCGTCGGCGACCGCGGTGTGCTGCCCTCCTCGCTGCCCGTGCCCGGCCTGCCGGACGTGCCCTTCACGCTCGGCACCCTCACCCTCATCGCCCCGTACGCGTTCGGCTTCGCCCTGGTCGGGCTGATGGAGTCGCTGATGACGGCCAAGCTCGTGGACGACATCACCGACACCCACTCCTCCAAGACCCGCGAGTCCATCGGGCAGGGCCTGGCCAACATCGTCACCGGCTTCTTCGGCGGCATGGGCGGCTGCGCCATGATCGGCCAGACCATGATCAACGTGAAGAACGGCGCCCGCACCCGCCTGTCCACGTTCACCGCCGGCGTGCTGCTCATGGTGCTGTGCATCGTCTTCGGCCCGCTGGTCTCCCAGATCCCGATGGCCGCCCTGGTCGCCGTCATGATCCTGGTGTCGTTCGGGACGTTCGACTGGCACTCCGTCGCGCCGGCCACGCTCAGGCGCATGCCCGCCGGCGAGATCGGCGTCATGGTGATCACCGTCGCCGTGGTGGTCGCCACGCACAACCTGGCCATCGGCGTCGTCGTCGGCTCCCTGACCGGCCTGGTCATCTTCGCCCGCCGCGTCGCCCACCTCGCCCAGGTGACCTCCTGCCTCGACCCCGACGGCGAGCAGGTCGTCTACGCGGTCACCGGGGAGCTCTTCTTCGCCTCCAGCAACGACCTGGTCTCACAGTTCGACTACGCCAACGACCCTGCCGACGTGGTCATCGACCTCACCGGCGCGCACATCTGGGACGCCTCCTCCGTGGCCGCCCTGGACGCCGTCGAGGCCAAGTACGCCGCCCGCGGCAAGACCGTCCGGATCGTCGGCCTCAACCAGCCCAGCGCCCGCATGCACGGCACCCTGTCAGGGGAGCTGTCCGGCAGCCACTGA
- a CDS encoding FAD-dependent oxidoreductase, translating to MNHTADILVIGGGLGGVAAARAALTLGRSVILTETSDWLGGQLTSQGVPPDEHPWIEGDLVSAGYRDLRERIRDHYRRHYPLTPEARADPRLNPGRGFVSALCHEPRVAAAVLDELLSPWVADGRLFLLREHEPVAAARDGDRVTSVTVRDRRTGELRELAGGLVIDATELGDLLELAGVPYVVGAESRADTGELHAPPEADPMDQQAITWCAALEYRHGESHVIDEPEDYRYWRDTVDKRWPGSQLSWIDVHPITLAERDRPLFLRDPLEAARHDDRGLWHYRRILAGTQLDETFTGGDVTLVNWPQTDYWELPLIGVDAGTREQALARARDLTLSFVHWMQTEAPRAGGGHGYPELLLRGDVLGTADGLAKEPYIRESRRIEPLFRVTEAHIGCEMRGPGAGSELFGDSVGIGYYRIDLHPSTNGRTYVDIPSYPFQIPLGALIPAAVSNLLPANKNIGTTHIANGAYRLHPVEWSIGEAAGALAAYCLDTGLTPAQVRREELTRFQDLLTGALGIPLAWPDEVRRHSPN from the coding sequence GTGAATCACACTGCAGACATCCTGGTCATCGGCGGCGGCCTCGGCGGTGTCGCCGCCGCCCGGGCCGCTCTCACCCTCGGCAGGAGCGTCATCCTCACCGAGACGAGCGACTGGCTGGGCGGGCAGCTCACCAGCCAGGGCGTGCCGCCCGACGAACACCCGTGGATCGAGGGCGACCTCGTCTCCGCCGGCTACCGCGACCTGCGCGAGCGCATCCGCGACCACTACCGCCGCCACTACCCGCTCACCCCGGAGGCCCGCGCCGACCCGCGGCTCAACCCGGGGCGCGGCTTCGTCTCGGCGCTCTGCCACGAGCCCCGGGTCGCCGCCGCCGTGCTGGACGAGCTGCTGTCGCCGTGGGTGGCGGACGGCCGGCTGTTCCTGCTGCGGGAGCACGAGCCCGTGGCCGCCGCCCGCGACGGGGATCGCGTGACCTCGGTGACCGTACGGGACCGCCGCACGGGTGAGCTGCGGGAGCTGGCGGGCGGGCTCGTGATCGACGCGACCGAGCTCGGGGACCTGCTGGAGCTGGCAGGGGTGCCGTACGTGGTCGGCGCCGAGTCGCGGGCGGACACCGGGGAGCTGCACGCGCCCCCGGAGGCCGATCCGATGGACCAGCAGGCCATCACCTGGTGCGCCGCCCTCGAATACCGGCACGGCGAGTCGCACGTGATCGACGAGCCGGAGGACTACCGCTACTGGCGCGACACCGTGGACAAGAGGTGGCCGGGCTCCCAGCTCTCCTGGATCGACGTGCACCCGATCACGCTGGCCGAGCGGGACCGTCCCCTCTTCCTGCGCGACCCCCTGGAGGCGGCCCGCCACGACGACCGCGGCCTGTGGCACTACCGCAGGATCCTGGCCGGCACGCAGCTCGACGAGACGTTCACCGGCGGGGACGTCACCCTGGTCAACTGGCCGCAGACGGACTACTGGGAGCTGCCGCTCATCGGCGTGGACGCCGGGACCCGCGAGCAGGCGCTGGCCAGGGCCCGCGACCTGACGCTCTCCTTCGTGCACTGGATGCAGACCGAGGCGCCCCGGGCCGGTGGCGGGCACGGCTACCCGGAGCTGCTGTTGCGCGGCGACGTGCTCGGCACCGCCGACGGACTGGCGAAGGAGCCGTACATCCGGGAGTCGCGGCGCATCGAGCCGCTGTTCCGGGTGACCGAGGCGCACATCGGGTGCGAGATGCGCGGCCCCGGCGCCGGCTCGGAGCTCTTCGGCGACAGCGTGGGCATCGGCTACTACCGGATCGACCTGCATCCCTCGACGAACGGCCGCACGTACGTCGACATCCCCTCCTACCCGTTCCAGATCCCGCTGGGCGCCCTCATCCCCGCCGCGGTCTCCAACCTGCTGCCGGCGAACAAGAACATCGGCACCACCCACATCGCCAACGGCGCCTACCGGCTGCACCCCGTGGAGTGGTCCATCGGCGAGGCCGCGGGGGCTCTCGCCGCGTACTGCCTGGACACCGGTCTCACCCCGGCCCAGGTGCGCAGGGAGGAGCTCACCCGCTTCCAGGATCTCCTGACGGGCGCTCTCGGCATCCCGCTGGCCTGGCCCGACGAGGTCCGCCGCCACTCGCCCAACTGA
- a CDS encoding carbohydrate ABC transporter permease produces MTSSRTWPRVLVLALVTGVVLLPFLWMLRLAFTPEGEAVSGVGFLPDDPTLDNFATAVQTADLGQAFANSTIVTVVAVAVNCVVPVIAGYAFAHLPFPGSKVAFYALISTVAIPVSVTLIPLFLMAKNFPLAGGNDLLGRGGSGLLDSVGGLLLPYLVGTMNIFLSRQYFAGLDKGFGEAARIDGAGELRIFFSVYLPLARPLLALVAVFSFTGVWDDFLWPLVTSTSARSTTVQLAITTFASSGDVKYGALMAATILVSLPVMVVFLLNQRSFIAGLSEGGIKG; encoded by the coding sequence ATGACCTCATCGCGTACGTGGCCCCGGGTCCTCGTGCTGGCGCTGGTCACCGGCGTCGTGCTGCTGCCGTTCCTGTGGATGCTCAGGCTGGCGTTCACCCCGGAGGGCGAGGCGGTCTCCGGCGTCGGGTTCCTGCCCGACGATCCGACGCTGGACAACTTCGCCACCGCCGTCCAGACCGCCGACCTCGGCCAGGCGTTCGCCAACTCGACCATCGTCACCGTCGTGGCCGTGGCCGTGAACTGCGTCGTGCCGGTCATCGCCGGGTACGCCTTCGCCCACCTGCCGTTCCCCGGCAGCAAGGTCGCCTTCTACGCGCTGATCTCCACCGTGGCGATCCCGGTTTCGGTGACCCTGATCCCGCTCTTCCTCATGGCCAAGAACTTCCCGCTGGCCGGCGGCAACGACCTGCTGGGGCGGGGCGGCAGCGGCCTGCTCGACTCGGTGGGCGGGCTGCTCCTGCCGTACCTCGTCGGGACGATGAACATCTTCCTGTCCCGGCAGTACTTCGCGGGCCTGGACAAGGGCTTCGGCGAGGCGGCCCGCATCGACGGGGCGGGGGAGCTGCGCATCTTCTTCAGCGTCTACCTGCCGCTGGCCCGCCCGCTGCTGGCCCTGGTGGCCGTCTTCTCCTTCACCGGTGTCTGGGACGACTTCCTCTGGCCGCTGGTGACCTCCACCTCGGCCAGAAGCACGACCGTGCAACTGGCGATCACGACCTTCGCCTCCAGCGGCGACGTCAAGTACGGCGCTCTGATGGCCGCGACCATCCTGGTCAGCCTGCCCGTCATGGTGGTGTTCCTGCTGAACCAGCGGAGCTTCATCGCGGGCCTGTCCGAGGGCGGCATCAAGGGCTGA